The DNA region CCGGCCGCGGCGCGGTCGGACCGGGGGAGCGGCACCGGCACCGCGTCCTGCCCGGGCAGCAGCAGCGTCAGCCGCCGGCCGGCCTGCCGCAGGGCCCGCCCGAACGCCAGCGGCAGTCCCGCGCCGACGCGCACCACCCCGGCCGCGCCCTGCGCCAGGCGGTCCAACCTGGCCCGCAGCTCGGCTTCCAGCAGTTCCAGCGTCGCCGGGGTCAGGTCCGCGGGCCCCACGACAGCGATCATGCTCTGCTCCGTTCTGCGCCGTCCGTATCCGTATCCGTCGCCGTCCGTCCGGACGCCCCGCGCGGACCCCGGCCGGTCCGCGCCGAAGCGCGTCGGCCCGGGGGGCGGCGCGTCCGACCGTACGCCCCCTTCCCTCCCCACCCGGGCGGGGCGTCAATCAGGGAATCGGCGTGGAAATGAGGGTAGCCAAACCTTCCTTCGCCGACGAGCACCGGTCGGCGCGCGGCGCGCGGGTCCGGGCGCGGGGCCGGCGCGGGGCTCAGCGTGACCGCTCGGCGGTCGCGCGCAACCGGCGGCCGGCCCGGGCCCGGCCGCGGCCGCCGGCCGGGGACTCCTGCGCGGAGGAGCCGCCGTCCGCGGCGGACGGGCCGTCCGCGGGCGCCAGGGCCCTCGCCAGGGCGGCCAGTGTGGGCCGGCGGAAGAGGTCGGCCATCGCCAGCCGGCGGCCCAGGCGCGCCTGGAGCAGCCCGTGCACGCGGGTGACCTCCAACGACCCGCCGCCGAGGTCGAAGAAGCCGGCGTCCCGGGTGATGTCGGCGACGCCCAGCACCTCCGCCCACACCTCGGCGATCACGCTCTCCAGCCCCGGCCGCGGCCGGCTCCGCCGGCGCCGGCGGCTTCCGCGCGGGCGCCGAACCTCCCCGCGGCCAGCGCGTCCCTGTCCACCTCCCCGCCGGCCGCGTCCACCGGCAGCGCGTCGACCACGACATGCCGTACCACGTGCGGCACGCCGAACCGGTCGCACCCCTCCGCCCCGTCCGCCGGCGCGCAGACCTCCCCATAGACGGTCAACTCCGGTGCGGACAGCGGTGCGTCGGCGCACTGCGAGGCGATCCACGGCCGCGCGGGATCGAGCCCCAGGAGCTGGTGCGGCGCGGCGCGGCCCAGCGCCACGGCGAGCGAGGCGAGCGCCTGCTCCGGCGCCAGCACCCGGTAACCGCGGTCCCGTGTCAGCCGCTTGAGCGGATAGCCGGCGCTCATACCGGTCTCGTCCCACATGCTCCACGCCAGGCTGTACGCGCGCATGTCGCACTCCAGCCGCTGGTGGACGGCGAGTTCGTCCAGATACGCGTTGGCCGCCGCGTAACCGCCCACCGACGCGCCGCCGAACAGGCCGTTGACCGAGGAGAACGAGACGAAGAGCAACCCGGGCCGCTCGCGCAGCAACTCGTGCAGCACCCGCGCGCCGTCCGCCTTGACCGCCAGGTCCTCGTCCAGCTCCTGTGCGGAACAGGCGTCCAGCGACGCCTCCCGGTAGCTCCCCGCCAGGTGCAGCACCCCGTCCAGCGCGGCGCCCCAGCGGTCCTCCGCGTCGCGCAGCACGCGGCGCATCGCCGCCATGTCGCGCACATCGGCGGTCACATGGGTGACCGCGTGCGCGAACCGCCCGTCGTCGACCCGCGTTCCGGCCGGTCCCCGGGCAACGCACACCACGTCGGCGCCGTACGCGCCGGCCAACTCCGCGGCCACCAGCCGTCCCACACCGCCGGAACCGCCGGTCACCAGGTAGCGGCCGCCGCGCCGGAACCCGCCGCCGGACGGACCCGCGTTCCCGGCTCCCGTACCGGCCGCGACCGCCGTGGCCGCGCGGTCGGGCGCGTCGACCGGAGCCAGCGCGCGGACCAGGCGCCGACCGGCGCGGTGGGCGACCGCGTGGTCCCGTGGCAGTCGCGTGACCTCCGCCGCCAGCAGCGCCGCGTCCGACGCGAGGTCCCCGGGCGGCAGGTCGATGTGGGCCACCCGCGTCCCCGGCCGCTCGTGGCCGAGCGAGGCCGTCAACGCGTCCAGCGGCGCCCGCTCCTGCGCGGGCGGGTCCGCCGCGGACACCCGCCGGGCATGGCTGGTGACGACGTACACCGCCGCCGCGTCGCGCACCGCGCGGGCGAGCCCGAGCAGGCCGTGCCGCTCGGCCCGCGCCTCCCGCGGCCCCGGGCCCGTCGTCCCTCCGTACGCCCGCAGGTCCACCACGACGCGTCCGGCGGCGCCCGCGACCGCGCCCGGTACGCCGCCGACCGGGTCGGGGTCCGCGGTCGTACCGCCTCCCGGGCTGGGCGGGTCGTGCCGGGTCGCGGTGGAGCCCTTCGGACCCGAGGGACGTCCCCCGGTCCGCGGACCGGGCGCCGCGTACGCCTCCGGATCGGCGGTCTCGACGCGGTGGCCGCCCTCGGTCAGCGTGCGGGCCAGCACCGCGGCCAGGCCGTACCGGTCGGGGATCAGCAGGACCGGCCCGGCAGCCGCGGTCGGGGCCGGGGCCGGGGCCGGGAGTGGCGGCAGCGTGCGGGGGAGCCAGACCGGGCGGTGGAAGTGGCCGGGAACCGTCGTCGTGCGCTCGCGCCCGCCCGGGACGCGGCCCGCGAAGCCGCCCGCCTCGAAGCGGGTGCGCAGCGCCGCGCGCCGGATCTTGCCGATCTCCGTCTTCGGGATCTCCTCCCGCTCCACCACGACGACGTGCCGGGCGCTGACGCCGACGCCCTCGCGTACCGCCGCCCGCACCCTGCGGACCGCCTCCGCGGGTTCCGCGGCGCCGCGCGGGTGGAAGAACACGGCCAGCTCGTCGCCGGCCGCCCCGGCCGGGCGCACCGCCACTGCAGCGGTGAACGACGGCTCGACGCAGTCCAGTTGCTCGACCACCGCCTCGATCTCATGGCTGTGGTGGTTGACGCCGCCCAGGATCACCACGTCCTTGGCCCGGCCGGTCAGGGTCAGCCGGCCGTCGCTGATCCGGCCGAGGTCGCCGGTGTCGAACCAGCCGTCCGCGGTGAACGCCGCGGCGTTCTGCTCCGGCGCGGCGTCGTAGCCGGTGGTGACGGTGGCGCCGCGCACCTGGAGCCGGCCGGTCTCGCCCTCGGCCAGCACCCGGGGCCCGGCCGCCGCGCCGCCGAAGCCGTCTCGGCCGCCGCCGGGCGCGGAGTCCCGTTCCATGGCGCCCTGTTCAACGGCGTCCCGCTGCCGCGTGTCCTGGTCCGTCGCGACGATGCGGATCGCGGTTCCCGGCAGCGGGACGCCCACGTCGACGAACGCGTCGCCGTCCGAGGTGGAGTGCAGCCGGAACCGGTCGGAGTACGTCATCGCCGACGACGTCTCCGACATCCCCCAGGCCGGGCGCATCGCGTCGGCGGGCAGCCCGTACGGCGCGAGGACCTCCAGCCAGCGCCGCGCGACGCGGGGGACGATCGCCTCGCCCGCGTTCATCACGAACCGCAGCCGCGACAGGTCCCACCCACGGGCGCGCGTGGGCAGTTCGGCGGCGCGGTCGGCGACCAGGCCGAAGGCGAAGTTGGGCGCCCATGTGGTGGTGGCCCGCATTTCGTGCGCCAACTCCGGCCAGCGCAACGGGTCCTGGAGCACCCAGCGGGTCGGCGCGTGCACCTGGCGGCAGCCGAGGAAGACGTCGCGCAGGTGGAACATCACCACGCCGCCCACATGGTCAAGCGGCAGCCAGTTGACCGAGACGTCGTCGCCGCGCAGGCCGTTGGCGGCGGCCGTCGCCGCCGAGCGCGCCAGGACGTTGCGGTGGCGCAGCACCACGGCCTTCGGGCGGCCGGTGCTGCCCGAGGTGAGCATCAGCAGCACCGGGTCGTCCGGCCGGGCCCGGTGCGGCTCGGCGCACCTCGCCGCGGCGGTCAACTCGTCGGCGCCGACCGCCCGCAGACCGCTCAGGCCGCGCGCGGCGGCCGACGCGCGAAGGCCCGCCACGCGCGCCGCGTCCGCCACGACCACCGGCTCGCCGAGCGTCCGCCACGCTCCGTACAGCCGCTCGGTCTGCGCGTCCTCACCCCCGGAGTCGGCCGGAACGGCCAGCGGCGCGGCCACCAGGCCGCCGAGCAGGCACGCCCACAGCACGGTCAGGAAGCCCGCGTGCTCGTCGAGTTGCAGCAGCACCCGGTCGCCGGCCCGCAGGCCGAGCCCGCGCAGCCCGGTGAGCGTGCGCAGCGCCCGCTCCCTCAACTCGCCGTACCCCAGCCGGGTCCGCGCCCCCGAGTCGTCCACCAGCACGATGTCGCCGTTCCCGGACCGCGCGGCCCGCAGCAGGGCCTCGCCGAGGGTGCGGACCCCGGGCGGCGTCGCGGGACCGCCGTCCACCAGCGCGGCCGGCCGCGCCGGACCACCGCCCGAGGACGCGGGCGCGCCCTCCGCGTCGTCTGGCCCGGTGCGCGGGACCGGTGCGGGCGTCTCGGCCGCGGCGGCGGGCGGGGCGGGCACCTGGACGAGGGCCGGCGGGGAGGCGGCGGCGCGGCCGGCAGGACGGCGAGGCGACGCCCGGGCGCGGCACGGCGCAGGCGCTCCTCCAGCCGCGCCGCCTCGGCGGCGTCCGCGACGGGCACGCGCAGCAGCGCGGGAACGTCGACCTCGCCGCGCGCGGTGAGCGGCAGTCGGCCGACCGGGACGACCGTCCCGCGCACCGGCAGCAGACGCTGCAGCGCCGCCGGGTCGAGGGGCCCGGCCGGCACGGCGTAGACGACGAGCTCGACGCTGCCGGGGCGGCGCCGGCCCGCGGCCGGCGTGTCGTCCGCGGGGGTGAGGGCGGGGCCGGGCGTGGAGCCGGGCGCGGGCTCGCGCGCAGAGCCCGGTGCGAGGCCGCAGGCGGGTTCGGGCGCGGTCTGCGATGCGGATACGGGCGCGGGCTCCGGTGCCGGCCCGTTCGTGGGCTCGTCCGCTGGATCGGACGTGGTTCCGGGCGCGGGCTCCGGCGTCGGCTTCGGTGTGGCTCCCGGCACGTGCTCCGGCGCCTGCTCGTCCGCGAACTCGTCCGCGAACTCGGTCGCCCGCCGGGTCGCCGGCCGAGACGCGGCGTCGGAGGCCGTCCCGCCAGAGGCGCGCGCCGGTTCGCTCCCGCGCGACACGTCCGCGTCCACCGCGCCGGCGCGCGGGACCGTACGGCGCGGGACCACCGCCACGTCGGCCAGTGTGGGGGCGGCCCGCAGCAGCGCCTCCTCGACCTCGGCCGGGCGCACGTCCGTGCCGTCGACGGTGACCAGGGCGGGGACCCGGCCGTCCGGCCCCACCGCGTTGAGGAGCCGGATCTCTCCGCCGGGTACGAGGACGCCGCGGCGGCCGGTCGCGGCGCCGTCCGCGGTGACGACGTCCGCCGGGACGCCCTCGGGCGGCACGCCCCCGCCCGCGTCGCGCAGCATCCAACCGGACCCGGACCCGGACCCGGACCCGGACCCGGACCCGGCTCGCATCGCGGCGCGCAGACGCCGCTCCTCGTGCTCCGGCCGCAGCGGCAGCGCGTCGACGCGGCGCGCGGGATCGGCGACGACGGACTCCACCAGGGCGGTGTAGTGGGCGGCGAGGCGCTCCGCCGTGGCGCGGTCGAAGAGGTCGGTGTCGAAGACGAGTGAGCCGTGCAGGCGGTCCGGGTGCTCCCAGACGTGGAGTTCGAGGTCGAAGCGGGTGGACTCCTCCTCGTCGTCCACGCGCTGGACGTCGAGCCCGCCCAGTTCGAGCCGCTGGTCGGCGAAGTTCTGCAACGCGAACAGGACGTGGAACAGCGGGTTGCCGCCGTCGTCGCCGGAGGCGCCCAGCGCGCGCACGATGCCGTCCACCGGCGTGTCCTGATGCGCCTGGACGTCGAGCGCCGCCGACCGCACGTCCGCGAGCAGCGCGCTGAAGGGCGCGTCGCCCGCCACGTCGAAGGCGACCGGCAGGGTGTTGACGAACAGGCCCATGAGCGCAGCGAGTTGGGGGTTGTCGCGGTTGGCGAGCAGCGTGCCCACCACGATCCGCAGGCCGGCGCCGTAGCGGTGCAGCAGCGCTCCCCACGCGGCGAGCAGCGTCATGTGCGGCGACGCTCCGTGCCGCCTGGCCAGTTCGCGCAGCGCACGGGCGGTCGGGCCGGGCAGGTCGAAGTCGACCCGGGCGCCGCGGAAGGAGGGGGTGGCGGGGCGCGGCCGGTCGAAGGGCAGCGCCAGCGGGGCGGGCCGCCCGCCGAGCACCCGCCGCCAGTGCGCGAAGCGGTCGGCGAGCACCTCCGGCGTGAGCGTCGCGCGCTGCCACTCGGCGTAGTCGGCGTACTGGACCTCCAGCGCGGCGAGGCCGGCCGGCCGGGCGGCGCCCCCGGGCACGCCCGGACCGTCGGGGCCCGCCGGGTGCGCCGGATAACCTCCGCCGTCCGCCCGGTAGTACGCGTCGAGTTCGGCGACCAGCAGTCCCAACGACCAGCCGTCGGTGGCGATGTGGTGCAGGCACAGCACCAACAGGTGGTCGCCGGGGCCCAGCCGGATCAGCCGTGCGCGCAGCGGTGGTGCGGCCGCGAGGTCGAAGGGCGCCCGGACCGTCGCGCGCACCGCCGCACGGACCCGCGGGTCGGCCATGACCGGCTCGGCCGGCGGCGTGTCGTACCCGTCCGTCTGCCAGGCGAGCGGGAGCGTGTCGTGGACGAACTGCCGCGGTGCGCCGTCCGGCCCGTCTCCGTAGGTGGTGCGCAGAATCTCCTGACGATCCGTCACACCGGCGAGCGCGCGGGCGAGTCGGGCCGCGTCGAGATCACCGCGCAGCCGGAGCAGCAGCGGCACGTTGTACGTCGGGTTTCCGGGGTCCATCCGGTGGAAGAACCACATGCGCTCCTGGCCGAAGGAGACCGGGAACTCCAGCGGTCCGCGTGTCGCGTCGGCCATAGCTCAGCCCTCCACGGGGGTACGGGCGGCGGCGCGCCGCGGGCTCGGGGCGATCACGGCGGCGGCCGCGCCGCCGGGGCCCGCGGCCGCCGCGCGGCCCTGCTCGATCAGTTCGGTCAGAACGGCCACGGTCGGCCTGCCCGCATCGAAGAACGCGCGCACCGACAGCGCCACGCCCAGCTCCTCGCGCAGCCGGGTGACCAGCTGCATCGCCAGCAGCGACTCGCCGCCGAGGTCGAAGAAGTCGTCCTCGGCGCCGACCCGGTCGATGCCCAGCACCGCGGCCCAGGCGCGGGCGACCGTACGCTCCAGGTCCGAGCGCGGCTCGACGTACGCGGTGGCCAGGTCGGGGCGCCGGTTGAACGCGGACCCGCCGCCGTACAGCCCGCCGCCGCTCGCACCGCCCGCGCCGACGGGGCCGGACCCCTCGCCGCCTCGCGGGTCCCCGGGCGTGTCGTGGCGCGGACGCCGCGGCGCGGGCGGCGCGTCGAGGAGCTTCAGCACGACCGGCCGCGCGGCCCCGGCGCCCCGCCCGGCGCCGTCCGCCGCGGCGTCGGGCGCGGACAGGGCGGCGACCAGGGCCGCCGCCGCGTCCCGCGGCAGCACCTCGACCACCGCCCCGGCCCGCTCCAACTGGCGGATGCGCGCCTCCTGTTCGGTCGGCGACTCCAGGTCGCGCGGTCCTGCCGGCCCTGCCGGCTCCTGCGGCGCGACCGGCTCGCGCCGCAGGCCACCCTCCCCGCCACCGTCCCCGCCGCCGGTCCTGTCGGTCCCGTCGCCGGCCCGGCGGGCGACCAGCAGCGCGTGGTCCGCCTCGCGCAGCAGTTCCGCGTCCTGCGGCAGCACGCGCACCTCGTCGTAACCCGCGCCGCTCAGCAGCGCGCTCCAGCCGGCCGGGGGCAGCAGCGGGGAGTGCTCGCGCAGGTCGTCGCGGAAGTACCACCAACCCGCGAAGAGGCCCGCGGTGAGCATCGAGGGGCGCCGCTGCGAAGTCGCCTCCAGCAGGAACAGGCTCCCGCCCTCGCCCAGCAGCGAGCGCACGTGCGCGGCGGTGCGGTACAGGTCGGGCGTGGCGTGCAGCACGTTGAAGGCGAGCACCACGTCGTACGAACCCGGCGCGTACCCCTGCCGGCCGGGGTCCTCGGAGACGTCGAGCACCCCGAAGTCCATGAAGCCGACGCCCTTGTCCTCGGCGGTGCGCTGGCCGGCGAGCACGAAGGACCGGCCGACGTCGGTGAACGTGTACTCCACGCCGGGGACGTCCCGCAGCGCCTCCACCACCTCCCAGGTGAGATAGCCGCGGCCGGCGCCGACCTCCAGCACGCGCAGCCGGCCGCCCTCGGCCTGCCGGGCGAGCCGTGCGACGGCCCGGGCGACGAGCCGGGTGTGCACGGCCACGTCACTGGTCCCGACGCGTCGGTCCACCACCTCGCGGGAGATGTCCGACGCGCCGTCCGGCAGCAGCACCTGGTGGCCCTCGACCGCGCCGGAGAACACCTCCGGGTAGCGCGCGGCGCAGCGTTCCAGCAGCTCCAACTCCTCGGCCCGGTCCGGGTGGCGCGCCAGCACGGCCGCGCGCAGTCGTCCGATCCCCGGTTCCGCGCCGAGGTCGCGCGGCAGACCGGGCGGCGTGCGGAAGGTCACCCGGTCCCCGGGCCCGCGGGTCAGCAGTCCGTCCTCGGCGAGCATCGCCAGCATCGCGTCCAGGAACGGCCGGTAGCCGGGCACCACGCCCACCGCCCCGGCGATCTCCTCCGCCCTCGCCGTCGCGCCGTCCTCGGTCCGCACCCCCGCGCCGTGCAGGAAGCGCAGCACGTAGCGCGCGCACAACCGGTCCAGATCGCGCCGGAGTCCGGCCGGGGGATGCTCGACGGCGACGGTCCGGCGCAGCGACGCGTCGTCGGCGCGCAGCAGCTGGGCCTCGCGCGCGGGGTCGGCACCCGCCGCCGCGGCGCGGCGTACGGGCGCGGCGGGGCGTGCGCGGTCCGCCGGCCGACGGCGTGCGGGCACGGCGGCGCGCGGCGCCGCCACCAGGATCCTGCTGCCGGGGGCCAGTTGGAGCGCACGGGTGAAGGCGGGCTCGCGCAGGCCGTCCGGGATCAGGTACGTGTCCGGCGCCGCGGCGGGCGCCGGCGGGTCGATCCAGTAGCGCCGCCGCTGGAACGCGTAGCCGGGCAGCGGCACCCGGCGGCTCGGGCGCGATCCGCCGAACGGCGCGTGCCGCTCGACGCCGCCGCCGGCCGCCCACACCGTGCCGAGGGCGGTCAGCAGCGCGTGACCGTCGCCGTGGGCGTCGCGCGGGTGGCGCATGGCGGACACCGTCGTGGCGCCGGGACCGAGCTGGAGGGAGGCGAGCCGGGTCAGGCCGCGGCCGGGTCCGGTCTCGACCACCACCGGGTCTCCCGCCGCGTGCAGCGCGGCCAGGCCCTCGGCGAACCGCACCGTCTCGCGGGTGTGCCGCAGCCAGTAGCCCGGGTCGGTGGCCTGCTCCGCGGTCAGCGGTCGCGCCGTCAGGTTCGAGACGACCGTCGTCCGCGGCGGGCGCAGCGTGACGCGGCGCAGCGCCTCCTCGTACGGCGGCAGCATCTGCTCCAGCACGGACGAGTGGACGGCGGTCGCCAGCCGCAGCCGCGTGTGGTCGACGCCGCGCGCGGTCAGCAGCCGCTCGAACGCCTCGACCTCCTCCACCGGGCCCGAGACCGAGCAGTGCAGCGGCCCGTTGACCGCCGCGACGCCCAGCCGGCCGGTCAGCAGCGGGCGTACCTCGGCCTCGGCGAGCAGCACGCTCACCGTCGCGCCGCCGGCCGCCAGCATCAGCCGCTCCCGCTCGGCCACCAGCGGCAGCACGTCCTCCAGTGAGATCACCCCGGCCAGGCACGCCGCGGTGTACTCGCCCAGGCTGTGGCCGAGCAGCGCCGCCGGGCGCACGCCGTACGCCTGGAGCTGGCGGGCGACCGCGTGGCCGGTGGCGACGACGCCCGGGAACCCGCCGCCGTCCGCCGCGAGTTCGGCGCGCAGGTCGCGGCCCAGACCGGCGAGCACCGCGGCGGCGCGGTCGAGTTCGGCGCGGAAGACGGGGTGGTCGCGGTACAACTCGGCGCCCATCGCCGCGAACTGGGCGCCCCCGCCGGGCAGCAGCAGCGCCACCGGCCGGGGTTCACCGCCGGCGTCGCCGGTGCTGCCGGAGCCGTCGCGCAGCGCGCGGACCGCCGCCGGCAGATCGGCGGCGATCACGGCGAGGCGGTGCGCGAACTCCTCGCGGCCGCTGCGCAGCGTGTGCGCGACCTCGCCGAGGTCCAGGCCGGGCCGCGCGACGAGGTGGTCGGCCAGCGCGGTGGCCGTGTCGGCCAGCGCCTGCGGGGACTTGGCGGAGACGGTCAGCAGGTGCGCGCGCGGTCCGGGCGACGGCGCCGCGCCGTCGCCCGAGGGGGCGGCGGGCGCCGAGCCGGGGGCGGCGCCGAGCGTCGCGTCCGCCGGGGGCACGTCCGACCGGGGGTCTTCCACCGTGCGTGGTTCGTCCGCCGGGCGCAACGCCGCGACGGCCGGGGCCTCCTGGAGGATCGCGTGCGCGTTGGTGCCGCCGATGCCGAAGGAGCTGACGCCCGCCCGGCGCGGGACGCCCGGCACGCGCGGCCACGGCGTGAGGGCCGTGGCGACCCTGAACGGGCCGCCCGCCAGGGGCAGCAGCGGATTCTCCCGCTCGTAGTGCAGGCTCGGCGGGATCGCCTGGTGCTCCAGCGCGAGCACTGTCTTGATCACCCCGGCGACGCCCGCCGCGGCGTCCAGGTGGCCGATGTTGGTCTTGACCGAGCCCAGCGCGCAGAAGCCCGCGGGCCGTTCGGCCGTCCCCGGATCGGCGGCGAACGCATCGGCCAGGGCGCGCAGTTCGATCGGGTCGCCCACCGGCGTGCCGGTACCGTGCGCCTCCACGTACGACACCGAGCCCGCCTCGATCCCGGCCGCCGCCTGGGCCGCGAGGATCACCTCGGCCTGGCCCGCGGCGCTCGGCGCGGAGAAGCCGGCCTTCCTGTCGCCGTCGTTGTTCACCGCGGAGCCCTTGACCACCGCGCGCACGGTGTCGCCGTCGGCCAGCGCGTCCGCGAGCCGCTTGAGCACCACGACGCCCACGCCGTCACCGGGGAACATGCCGTTCGCACCGGCGTCGAAGGAGCGGCAGCGACCGTCGGGGGAGAGCGGGCCGTCCGGCAGGTGGTGGTATCCCCGCTTCGGGGAGGGGTTGAGGGACGCTCCGCCGGCCAGCGCCACGTCGCACTGGTGGTCCTGCAGGTCCCGGCAGGCCAGGTGGAGCGCCACCAGCGAGGTCGAGCACGCCGTGGCGACGCTGATCCCCGGCCCGGTCAGGCCGAGTTCGTAGCAGACCCGGGTGGCGAAGGAGCTCGCGGAGTTGGCGGAGATCGCCGGGAGCAGCGCCATCGAGTGCGGGGCGTCCGCGATGTGCGGGTGGACGCGTTCCACGAAGTAGCGGCTGTGGCCGGCGCCCGCGTAGACGCCGATCGGCCCCGGGTGGTCGCGGGGCGGGCATCCCGCCTGCTGGAGCGCGTGGTAGGCGCACTCCAGGAACAGCCGCTGCTGGGGGTCGAGGAGTTCGGCCTCGCTCGGGCGGTAGCCGAAGAACTCGGCGTCGAACAGGTCGATGCCGTCCACCGCGGCCTCGACCCTGACCAGCCCCGGGTCCGCAAGATCGCGGGGGTCGTGCCCGGCCGCGAGGAACTGCTCGTCGGTGAACGCGGTGGCGCCCTCGCGGCCCTCGGCCAGCAGGTCCCAGAACTCCTCCAGCGTCCGCGCACCGGGGAACCGGCCGGACATCCCGACGATGGCGATGTCGAGGTCCGGGTCGTAGTCGGGCCCGGGGTCGGGCGCGGTCCCGGTCGGGCGGGCGGTGGGGTCGGACATCGCGGGTGTTCCTTCCTGGAACGGCCGTTCGGGTGCGGCAACGGGCGGCTGGACGGGCCGAGGCGCCTGCGGGGGCGGCCCGTCGGCGGGGGAGCGCGCGGCGCCGGTGCGCGCCGCCCGCGGCGACGGCTGCCGCGGCGGCGCGAACGGTTCGGCGGTCGCGGCCAGTTCGGTGAGCAGCGCGGCGAACCGGTCGGCGACGCGCTGCGTGGTCGAGGCGGTGAACATGTCGGCGCGCGCGGTGACGCTCACCGTCATGCCGCCGCCCCCGCCGCCCCCGCCGCCCCCGCCGCCCCCGCCGCCCCCGCCGTCCCCGCCGGCGTCGTCGGCCACGTCGAGCACCAGGTCGAAGCGCGCGGTGCCCGGGTCCACCGGGTACTCGGCGCACGCCACACCGGGCAGGTCGAGTCCGCGCAGCAGGCCGCCGCGGTGCGAGAACATCACGTCGAACAGCCGCGGGGCGCCCGAGCCGCGGTCCGGCCGCGCGTCCTCCACCACCGTCTCGTACGGCACGTGCTGGTGCGCGTACGCTTCCGCGCACATCTCCCGCACCCGTCCGACGAGTTCGGCGAAGGGCGGTTCCGCGCCCGGCGGTCCGACGTCGACCGGCAGCACGATCACATTGCCGAAGTTGCCGACCAGCCGCTCGTCCTCCGGGCGCGGCCGGCGCACCGCCGGCGTGCCGAAGGGGATCCGCCCCGTCGAGCCGTACCGCCGCAGCAACAGGCCCGCGGCGCCGAGCAGCACCATGAACGGCGACGCCCGCCACTGCCGTGCCAACGCCCGGACGCCCGCGGCGGCTTCGGGTGACACGGCGGACCTGCGCCGTACCCCGGGGCCCGGCGGCCGAGCGGGGCGCGGCTGGTCCGACGGGAGCCGCACCCCCGTGCCCGTGCCCGTGGCCGTGCCCGCGCCGGCCAGCAGCCGGCGCCACGCCTCGCGTGACTCCTCGAACGCGGGGCCGCGCAACTCCTCCGCCTCGCGCCGGGCGAAGTCCGCGTAGCGCGCGGCGGGCCTGCCGTCCTGCGGCGGCCGTCCCCGGTAGGCG from Actinacidiphila sp. DG2A-62 includes:
- a CDS encoding acyl carrier protein gives rise to the protein MIAEVWAEVLGVADITRDAGFFDLGGGSLEVTRVHGLLQARLGRRLAMADLFRRPTLAALARALAPADGPSAADGGSSAQESPAGGRGRARAGRRLRATAERSR
- a CDS encoding SDR family NAD(P)-dependent oxidoreductase; protein product: MLVDDSGARTRLGYGELRERALRTLTGLRGLGLRAGDRVLLQLDEHAGFLTVLWACLLGGLVAAPLAVPADSGGEDAQTERLYGAWRTLGEPVVVADAARVAGLRASAAARGLSGLRAVGADELTAAARCAEPHRARPDDPVLLMLTSGSTGRPKAVVLRHRNVLARSAATAAANGLRGDDVSVNWLPLDHVGGVVMFHLRDVFLGCRQVHAPTRWVLQDPLRWPELAHEMRATTTWAPNFAFGLVADRAAELPTRARGWDLSRLRFVMNAGEAIVPRVARRWLEVLAPYGLPADAMRPAWGMSETSSAMTYSDRFRLHSTSDGDAFVDVGVPLPGTAIRIVATDQDTRQRDAVEQGAMERDSAPGGGRDGFGGAAAGPRVLAEGETGRLQVRGATVTTGYDAAPEQNAAAFTADGWFDTGDLGRISDGRLTLTGRAKDVVILGGVNHHSHEIEAVVEQLDCVEPSFTAAVAVRPAGAAGDELAVFFHPRGAAEPAEAVRRVRAAVREGVGVSARHVVVVEREEIPKTEIGKIRRAALRTRFEAGGFAGRVPGGRERTTTVPGHFHRPVWLPRTLPPLPAPAPAPTAAAGPVLLIPDRYGLAAVLARTLTEGGHRVETADPEAYAAPGPRTGGRPSGPKGSTATRHDPPSPGGGTTADPDPVGGVPGAVAGAAGRVVVDLRAYGGTTGPGPREARAERHGLLGLARAVRDAAAVYVVTSHARRVSAADPPAQERAPLDALTASLGHERPGTRVAHIDLPPGDLASDAALLAAEVTRLPRDHAVAHRAGRRLVRALAPVDAPDRAATAVAAGTGAGNAGPSGGGFRRGGRYLVTGGSGGVGRLVAAELAGAYGADVVCVARGPAGTRVDDGRFAHAVTHVTADVRDMAAMRRVLRDAEDRWGAALDGVLHLAGSYREASLDACSAQELDEDLAVKADGARVLHELLRERPGLLFVSFSSVNGLFGGASVGGYAAANAYLDELAVHQRLECDMRAYSLAWSMWDETGMSAGYPLKRLTRDRGYRVLAPEQALASLAVALGRAAPHQLLGLDPARPWIASQCADAPLSAPELTVYGEVCAPADGAEGCDRFGVPHVVRHVVVDALPVDAAGGEVDRDALAAGRFGARAEAAGAGGAGRGRGWRA
- a CDS encoding condensation domain-containing protein, translating into MADATRGPLEFPVSFGQERMWFFHRMDPGNPTYNVPLLLRLRGDLDAARLARALAGVTDRQEILRTTYGDGPDGAPRQFVHDTLPLAWQTDGYDTPPAEPVMADPRVRAAVRATVRAPFDLAAAPPLRARLIRLGPGDHLLVLCLHHIATDGWSLGLLVAELDAYYRADGGGYPAHPAGPDGPGVPGGAARPAGLAALEVQYADYAEWQRATLTPEVLADRFAHWRRVLGGRPAPLALPFDRPRPATPSFRGARVDFDLPGPTARALRELARRHGASPHMTLLAAWGALLHRYGAGLRIVVGTLLANRDNPQLAALMGLFVNTLPVAFDVAGDAPFSALLADVRSAALDVQAHQDTPVDGIVRALGASGDDGGNPLFHVLFALQNFADQRLELGGLDVQRVDDEEESTRFDLELHVWEHPDRLHGSLVFDTDLFDRATAERLAAHYTALVESVVADPARRVDALPLRPEHEERRLRAAMRAGSGSGSGSGSGSGWMLRDAGGGVPPEGVPADVVTADGAATGRRGVLVPGGEIRLLNAVGPDGRVPALVTVDGTDVRPAEVEEALLRAAPTLADVAVVPRRTVPRAGAVDADVSRGSEPARASGGTASDAASRPATRRATEFADEFADEQAPEHVPGATPKPTPEPAPGTTSDPADEPTNGPAPEPAPVSASQTAPEPACGLAPGSAREPAPGSTPGPALTPADDTPAAGRRRPGSVELVVYAVPAGPLDPAALQRLLPVRGTVVPVGRLPLTARGEVDVPALLRVPVADAAEAARLEERLRRAAPGRRLAVLPAAPPPPRRPSSRCPPRPPPRPRRPHRSRAPGQTTRRARPRPRAVVRRGRPRWWTAVPRRRPGSAPSARPCCGPRGPGTATSCWWTTRGRGPGWGTAS